In the genome of Meles meles chromosome 16, mMelMel3.1 paternal haplotype, whole genome shotgun sequence, one region contains:
- the PRND gene encoding prion-like protein doppel: protein MRKHLGGCWLAIVCLLLFSQLSAVKARGIKHRIKWNRKAVPSTSQVTEARTAETRPGAFIKQGRKLDVDLGAEGNRYYEANYWQFPDGIHYNGCSEANVTREKFVSGCINATQVANQEELSREKQDNKLYQRVLWRLIRELCSIKHCDFWLERGAGLRVSVDQPVLLCLLVFIWFIVK, encoded by the coding sequence ATGAGGAAGCATCTGGGCGGATGCTGGTTGGCCATTGTCTGTCTCCTGCTGTTCAGCCAGCTCTCAGCAGTCAAGGCCAGAGGCATCAAGCACCGAATCAAGTGGAACCGGAAGGCCGTGCCCAGTACCTCGCAGGTCACCGAGGCGCGCACGGCAGAGACCCGCCCCGGAGCCTTCATCAAGCAAGGCCGGAAGCTGGATGTCGACCTGGGAGCGGAGGGCAACAGGTACTACGAGGCCAACTACTGGCAGTTCCCCGACGGGATCCACTACAACGGCTGCTCAGAGGCCAACGTGACCAGGGAGAAGTTCGTGAGCGGCTGCATCAATGCCACCCAGGTGGCGAACCAGGAGGAGCTGTCCCGCGAGAAACAGGACAACAAGCTTTACCAGCGGGTCCTGTGGCGGCTGATCAGGGAGCTCTGCTCCATCAAGCACTGCGATTTCTGGTTGGAGAGGGGAGCGGGACTTCGGGTCAGCGTGGACCAGCCCGTGTTGCTCTGCCTGCTGGTTTTCATTTGGTTTATTGTGAAATAA